In Hasllibacter sp. MH4015, the following proteins share a genomic window:
- a CDS encoding ASCH domain-containing protein, translated as MEEGRAMMEDLQSRYPGAATYVFGDSARLSAELLALVRSGAKRATCCAVADVTAGREALPGIGRHDIATTFDGRPALVTRTVELRLVRFCDMREEMALAEGEDETLAGWREGHERYYRRAGIFDPEMELIWERFDVVEDLGAVDDAG; from the coding sequence ATGGAAGAGGGGCGTGCGATGATGGAGGATTTGCAGAGCCGGTATCCGGGTGCCGCGACCTATGTGTTCGGGGACAGCGCGCGGTTGTCGGCGGAGTTGCTGGCACTGGTGCGCTCAGGTGCCAAGCGCGCGACCTGCTGCGCGGTGGCGGACGTGACGGCGGGGCGCGAGGCCCTGCCCGGGATCGGGCGTCATGACATCGCCACGACATTCGACGGACGGCCGGCGCTGGTGACGCGGACGGTGGAGCTGCGGTTGGTGCGGTTTTGCGACATGCGCGAGGAGATGGCGTTGGCCGAAGGCGAGGACGAGACATTGGCCGGGTGGCGAGAGGGGCACGAGCGGTACTACCGGCGCGCGGGGATTTTCGACCCGGAAATGGAGCTGATCTGGGAGCGGTTCGACGTGGTCGAGGATCTGGGGGCGGTGGATGATGCCGGGTAG
- a CDS encoding AMP-binding protein yields the protein MAIFQSRHGTVEVPAISVTQKLFEGFEGRLDDVAMIDGPTGREVTAGAMIEQIKRLAGGLTERGVLPGGTVALLAPNLPEYPVVFHGVALGGGTVTTINPTYTAPEIQHQLNDAGATMLVTISMFEEVARKAMAGTGCTELVVLDGGGDGALSLSDVMGAELPAQAPVDVENDVVVLPYSSGTTGRPKGVMLTHRNLVANVTQSAAVAGITPGDKAIAFLPFFHIYGMTVLMNLFLNQRAQIITMPRFDLEMYLKLIQEHRATRLYIVPPVALALAKHPLVEEYDVSSVKQIFSGAAPLGAEIEAAVGARFGASSVQGYGMTELSPISHMTAGDNIRHGSSGQAVPSTECRIVDPETLEDLPAGMEGELWIRGPQVMKGYLGNPDATAETMADGGWLRTGDLAEIDEDGFMFIRDRLKELIKYKGFQVAPAEVEAALCALDGVSDAAVIGRSNAEAGEVPVAFVVTAPGVDEAALRAHCEGCLASYKRPEEYRFVDSVPKSASGKILRRELRDAL from the coding sequence ATGGCCATATTCCAGAGCCGCCACGGCACCGTGGAAGTGCCCGCGATTTCAGTGACCCAGAAGCTGTTCGAGGGCTTCGAGGGCCGGCTGGATGACGTGGCCATGATCGACGGGCCCACCGGGCGGGAGGTCACGGCGGGCGCGATGATCGAACAGATCAAGCGTCTGGCCGGCGGGCTGACGGAACGCGGCGTCCTGCCGGGCGGAACCGTGGCGCTTCTGGCGCCGAACCTGCCGGAATATCCCGTTGTCTTCCATGGGGTCGCCTTGGGCGGCGGCACCGTGACGACCATCAATCCCACCTACACCGCGCCCGAGATCCAGCATCAATTGAACGATGCGGGGGCCACGATGCTGGTCACCATTTCGATGTTCGAGGAGGTGGCGCGCAAAGCCATGGCTGGCACCGGATGCACGGAACTGGTCGTGCTGGATGGCGGCGGGGACGGGGCCCTATCGCTGTCGGACGTGATGGGGGCGGAGTTGCCTGCGCAAGCCCCGGTCGACGTGGAAAACGACGTTGTTGTCCTGCCCTATTCCAGCGGCACGACGGGGCGTCCCAAGGGGGTGATGCTGACCCATCGCAACCTTGTGGCCAACGTGACGCAATCCGCGGCGGTTGCCGGGATCACGCCGGGCGACAAGGCGATCGCCTTCCTTCCGTTCTTCCACATCTACGGCATGACCGTGCTGATGAACCTGTTTCTGAACCAGCGTGCGCAGATCATCACGATGCCGCGCTTCGATCTGGAAATGTACCTCAAACTGATCCAGGAGCATCGCGCGACGCGGCTTTACATCGTGCCGCCCGTGGCCCTGGCGCTGGCCAAGCATCCGCTGGTGGAGGAGTATGACGTATCCTCCGTGAAGCAGATTTTCTCGGGCGCTGCGCCACTTGGCGCGGAGATCGAGGCGGCTGTGGGCGCACGGTTCGGTGCCTCCTCGGTCCAGGGATACGGGATGACGGAACTCAGCCCGATCAGCCACATGACGGCGGGCGACAATATCCGCCACGGCTCGAGCGGGCAGGCGGTCCCGTCGACCGAATGCCGGATCGTGGATCCCGAGACGCTGGAAGATCTTCCGGCGGGCATGGAAGGGGAATTGTGGATCCGCGGCCCGCAAGTGATGAAGGGTTACCTCGGCAACCCCGATGCCACGGCGGAGACGATGGCCGATGGCGGATGGCTGCGCACCGGCGATCTGGCGGAGATCGACGAGGACGGCTTCATGTTCATCCGGGACCGTCTAAAGGAATTGATAAAATACAAAGGGTTCCAAGTCGCACCGGCGGAGGTGGAAGCCGCACTTTGCGCGCTCGACGGGGTCAGCGACGCCGCCGTGATCGGGCGTAGCAACGCGGAGGCGGGCGAAGTTCCCGTGGCCTTCGTCGTGACCGCCCCGGGCGTGGACGAGGCCGCGCTGCGCGCCCATTGCGAAGGGTGCCTTGCGAGCTACAAACGGCCCGAGGAATACCGGTTCGTGGACAGCGTGCCGAAGAGCGCGAGTGGCAAGATCCTGCGTCGGGAATTGCGGGACGCGCTTTAG
- a CDS encoding isovaleryl-CoA dehydrogenase, whose translation MFLGSMNFDLGEDVAALRDMVHSWAQERVKPLAAKTDRDNAFPNELWSEMGELGLLGITVDEDYGGAGMGYLAHTVAVEEISRVSASIGLSYGAHSNLCVNQIKLNGTPEQKAKYLPSLVSGNHVGALAMSEAGAGSDVVSMSLRAEKRNDRYVLNGTKYWITNGPDADTLVVYAKTDPAAGSKGITAFLIEKEMVGFSTSPHFDKMGMRGSNTAELIFEDVEVPFENVLGEEGRGVAVLMSGLDYERVVLSGVNIGIMAGCLDEVMPYLKERKQFGRPIGDFQLMQGKIADMYASMNSARAYAYEVAKACDRGQVTRQDAAACVLYASEEGMKVAHQAVQAMGGAGFMNDSAVSRMFRDAKLMEIGAGTSEIRRMLVGRELMGMM comes from the coding sequence ATGTTTCTGGGTTCGATGAATTTTGATCTGGGCGAGGATGTCGCCGCACTTCGCGACATGGTGCATTCCTGGGCGCAGGAGCGGGTCAAGCCGCTGGCCGCGAAGACGGACCGCGACAATGCATTCCCCAACGAGCTGTGGTCCGAGATGGGGGAGCTGGGGCTTCTGGGCATCACGGTGGACGAGGATTATGGCGGGGCGGGCATGGGGTATCTTGCCCACACGGTCGCGGTCGAGGAAATCTCCCGAGTATCAGCGTCGATCGGCCTTAGCTACGGGGCGCATTCCAACCTCTGCGTGAACCAGATCAAGCTGAACGGGACGCCGGAACAGAAGGCGAAATACCTGCCGAGCCTGGTCTCCGGCAACCATGTGGGCGCGCTTGCAATGAGCGAGGCCGGGGCGGGATCGGACGTGGTGTCCATGTCGCTCCGCGCCGAAAAACGCAACGATCGCTATGTGCTGAACGGGACGAAGTACTGGATCACCAACGGTCCGGATGCGGACACGCTGGTGGTTTATGCAAAGACCGACCCTGCGGCGGGCAGCAAGGGGATCACCGCCTTTCTTATAGAAAAAGAGATGGTGGGTTTTTCGACCTCCCCCCATTTCGACAAGATGGGGATGCGCGGCTCGAACACCGCCGAGCTGATCTTTGAAGATGTGGAAGTGCCGTTCGAGAACGTGTTGGGCGAAGAGGGGCGCGGGGTGGCCGTTTTGATGTCGGGCCTCGATTACGAGCGTGTGGTGCTGAGCGGTGTGAATATCGGGATCATGGCCGGGTGCCTGGACGAGGTGATGCCGTACCTTAAGGAGCGGAAGCAGTTCGGGCGGCCCATCGGAGACTTCCAGCTGATGCAGGGCAAGATCGCGGACATGTATGCCTCGATGAACTCGGCGCGGGCCTATGCCTACGAGGTCGCCAAGGCGTGTGATCGAGGGCAGGTGACGCGGCAGGATGCGGCGGCCTGTGTGCTCTATGCCTCCGAGGAGGGGATGAAGGTGGCGCACCAGGCCGTGCAGGCGATGGGGGGCGCTGGGTTCATGAACGATTCCGCGGTCAGCCGTATGTTCCGGGATGCGAAACTGATGGAGATCGGCGCAGGGACGTCCGAGATCCGGCGCATGCTGGTGGGCCGCGAATTGATGGGGATGATGTGA
- a CDS encoding isopenicillin N synthase family oxygenase produces the protein MTDFNEIPVLDIAPLINGDDTTALATAFAKAYGETGFAYIIGHGIDPDLRAAIFEASKRFHALPDAAKQALTIDHTHRGYIAINTSTDVTSDLAEVTKPNQSASFMMMREDAVHDPAIYLSGPNKWPDLHGFRATCETYAQAMTGLGRRLMSLALQSIDADQTFLSAFDTPTIWLRLLHYPPQSPQAPEDLFGSAPHKDFGCLTLLAQDDVGGLQVQTPSGDWVDAPPREDAFIVNVGDMLHRLSNGRLISTPHRVINTSGRERYSVPFFFDPHVSTTIAPLVGRPKFEPLKFGDFLRHELEASYDVHNPDSPD, from the coding sequence ATGACGGATTTCAACGAGATCCCCGTTCTCGACATCGCGCCGCTCATCAACGGCGACGACACGACCGCCCTCGCCACTGCCTTCGCCAAGGCCTATGGCGAGACCGGCTTCGCCTACATCATCGGCCACGGCATCGACCCCGATTTGCGCGCTGCCATCTTCGAGGCGTCAAAGCGATTTCACGCCCTGCCCGATGCCGCCAAGCAAGCCCTCACCATCGACCATACCCATCGCGGCTACATCGCGATCAACACGTCGACCGATGTGACGTCAGACCTGGCCGAAGTCACCAAGCCCAATCAATCCGCATCCTTCATGATGATGCGCGAAGACGCCGTCCACGATCCGGCGATCTACCTCTCCGGTCCAAACAAATGGCCCGACCTTCACGGCTTCCGTGCAACCTGCGAGACCTATGCGCAGGCCATGACCGGTCTAGGCCGTCGGCTCATGTCGCTTGCCCTTCAAAGCATCGACGCGGATCAGACCTTCCTTTCCGCCTTCGACACGCCCACCATTTGGCTTCGCCTGCTGCACTACCCGCCGCAATCGCCTCAGGCGCCCGAGGATCTCTTCGGCTCCGCCCCCCACAAGGATTTCGGTTGCCTCACCCTTTTGGCGCAGGATGACGTGGGCGGGCTTCAAGTGCAGACGCCATCGGGCGATTGGGTCGATGCCCCGCCCCGCGAAGACGCCTTCATCGTCAATGTCGGCGACATGTTGCACCGCCTGTCAAACGGGCGCCTGATCTCCACGCCGCACCGCGTCATCAACACGTCCGGGCGGGAGCGCTACTCCGTACCCTTCTTCTTCGACCCGCATGTTTCAACCACCATCGCACCCCTCGTCGGTCGGCCAAAATTTGAGCCGCTCAAGTTCGGCGACTTCCTGCGCCATGAACTCGAAGCCTCTTACGACGTTCACAATCCCGACAGCCCCGATTGA
- a CDS encoding carboxyl transferase domain-containing protein → MRLKSSFLAGSDEARANREAHLEALRVVREAAEMAAAGGGARSRERHVSRGKMLPRERVANLLDPGSPFLEVGATAGHGMYEGAAPCGGVVAGVGRVHGREVMVVCNDATVKGGTYYPITVKKHLRAQEIAEECGLPCVYLVDSGGANLPNQDEVFPDRDHFGRIFYNQARMSAKGIAQIAVVMGSCTAGGAYVPAMSDVTIIVKEQGTIFLAGPPLVKAATGEVVTSEDLGGGDVHTRLSGVADYLAEDDAHALALARRAVGSLDGFGEDYGVTLGGRPPAYDPEELLGVVPAALTTPYDIREVIARVVDDSYFDEFKARFGETIVCGFAEVLGLPVGIVANNGVLFSEAAQKAAHFVELCSQRKIPLVFLQNITGFMVGRKYENEGIARHGAKMVTAVATTAVPKVTMLVGGSFGAGNYGMAGRAYSPRFLWSWPNSRISVMGGAQAAGVLATVKRAAMEKAGEDWSAEAEAAFKQPTIDMFEEQSHPLYASARLWDDGVVDPRKSREVLGLSLAAALNAPIEETRFGLFRM, encoded by the coding sequence ATGAGATTGAAATCATCCTTCCTTGCAGGCTCAGACGAGGCCCGCGCCAATCGAGAGGCGCATCTGGAAGCGCTGCGCGTCGTGCGCGAGGCGGCGGAGATGGCGGCGGCGGGGGGCGGCGCGCGCTCCCGGGAGCGCCACGTCAGCCGGGGCAAGATGCTGCCGCGGGAGCGGGTGGCCAATTTGCTCGATCCGGGCTCTCCGTTTCTGGAGGTCGGCGCAACGGCCGGGCACGGGATGTACGAGGGCGCGGCGCCGTGCGGCGGTGTCGTGGCCGGAGTGGGCCGTGTGCATGGGCGCGAGGTGATGGTCGTGTGCAACGACGCGACGGTGAAAGGCGGCACGTACTACCCAATCACCGTGAAGAAGCATTTGCGGGCGCAGGAGATCGCCGAGGAATGTGGACTACCCTGTGTATACCTTGTGGATAGCGGCGGGGCGAACCTGCCCAACCAGGATGAGGTGTTCCCGGATCGCGATCATTTCGGGCGGATCTTCTACAATCAGGCGCGGATGAGCGCGAAGGGAATTGCGCAGATTGCCGTCGTGATGGGCTCGTGCACGGCGGGGGGTGCCTATGTGCCCGCGATGAGCGACGTGACGATCATCGTCAAGGAGCAGGGCACGATTTTCCTGGCCGGCCCGCCGCTGGTGAAGGCGGCGACGGGGGAGGTCGTGACCTCCGAGGATCTGGGCGGCGGGGATGTGCATACGCGGCTCAGCGGCGTGGCGGATTACCTGGCGGAGGACGATGCCCATGCGTTGGCCCTGGCGCGGCGGGCCGTGGGGTCCTTGGACGGGTTCGGGGAAGACTACGGCGTGACGCTTGGCGGGCGGCCCCCGGCCTATGATCCCGAGGAGTTGCTTGGCGTGGTGCCAGCGGCCCTGACCACCCCCTACGACATCCGCGAGGTGATCGCGCGCGTGGTCGATGATAGCTATTTCGACGAGTTCAAGGCGCGGTTTGGCGAGACGATCGTTTGCGGCTTCGCCGAGGTGTTGGGATTGCCCGTGGGGATCGTCGCCAACAACGGCGTGCTGTTTTCCGAGGCCGCACAGAAGGCGGCGCATTTCGTGGAATTATGCTCTCAGCGGAAGATCCCGCTGGTCTTCCTGCAAAACATCACGGGCTTCATGGTCGGGCGGAAATACGAGAATGAGGGCATCGCAAGGCATGGGGCCAAGATGGTCACGGCTGTGGCGACGACCGCCGTTCCCAAGGTGACGATGCTGGTGGGCGGCTCCTTCGGGGCGGGCAATTACGGGATGGCGGGGCGGGCGTATTCCCCGCGCTTCCTGTGGTCCTGGCCGAACAGCCGGATATCGGTGATGGGCGGCGCGCAGGCGGCGGGCGTCCTGGCGACGGTGAAGCGGGCCGCGATGGAGAAGGCGGGGGAGGATTGGTCGGCGGAAGCCGAGGCGGCGTTCAAGCAGCCGACGATTGATATGTTCGAGGAACAATCGCACCCGCTCTACGCGTCCGCGCGGCTTTGGGATGACGGGGTGGTGGACCCGCGAAAATCCCGCGAGGTTCTGGGATTGAGTTTGGCGGCGGCGTTGAACGCACCGATCGAGGAGACGCGCTTTGGCCTGTTCAGGATGTAG
- a CDS encoding crotonase/enoyl-CoA hydratase family protein has translation MGETIRITVDERGVATLCLDRVERHNAMNAQMIAELTQAAERLGRDPAVRIVVLTGEGASFCAGGDLGWMKAQMEADGPTRAREARALAEMLGALDRLPKPLIGRVQGQAFGGGVGLMSVCDVAVGVDSAKFGLTEVRLGLIPATIGPYVVARMGAARARRVFFSGRRFDAAEAVSLGLLARAVPEAELDAAMEAEVAPYLSAAPGAVAEGKALVASLGGAVGEQDVAMTIDALVRRWETPEAEEGIAAFFDKRKPGWVDA, from the coding sequence ATGGGTGAGACGATCAGGATTACGGTCGACGAACGGGGCGTCGCGACGCTGTGCCTTGATCGGGTCGAGCGGCACAATGCGATGAATGCCCAAATGATCGCGGAACTGACGCAGGCCGCCGAGCGCCTGGGCCGCGACCCGGCGGTGCGGATTGTCGTGCTGACGGGAGAGGGTGCGAGTTTCTGTGCCGGCGGCGACCTTGGCTGGATGAAGGCGCAGATGGAGGCCGACGGCCCGACCCGCGCTAGAGAGGCCCGAGCGCTGGCGGAGATGCTGGGGGCGCTGGACCGTCTGCCCAAGCCGTTGATCGGACGGGTACAAGGGCAAGCCTTTGGCGGTGGCGTCGGCCTGATGAGCGTGTGTGACGTGGCCGTGGGTGTGGACAGCGCGAAATTCGGCCTGACGGAGGTGCGGTTGGGCCTGATCCCGGCGACGATCGGGCCCTATGTGGTGGCGCGGATGGGAGCCGCGCGGGCACGCCGGGTGTTCTTCTCGGGCCGCCGGTTCGATGCGGCGGAGGCGGTTTCGCTTGGCCTTCTGGCGCGCGCGGTTCCCGAGGCCGAGTTGGATGCGGCGATGGAGGCGGAGGTTGCGCCCTACCTGTCTGCCGCGCCCGGTGCGGTGGCCGAGGGCAAGGCGCTTGTCGCGTCGTTAGGCGGCGCGGTGGGCGAGCAGGACGTGGCCATGACCATCGACGCGCTGGTGCGCCGATGGGAAACGCCCGAGGCCGAGGAGGGGATCGCGGCCTTCTTCGACAAGCGCAAGCCGGGGTGGGTGGACGCCTGA
- a CDS encoding hydroxymethylglutaryl-CoA lyase gives MGDRVEIFEVGPRDGLQNEARRIPTAEKIALVDLLSQAGFRRIEVASFVSPKWVPQMADGAEVLAGITRAEGVSYAALTPNMRGYQRAVAARADEIAIFASASEGFSKANLNATIAESLARFADVAAAAQADGMRMRGYVSCVTNCPFDGPTAPEDVARVVGALREMGAYEVSLGDTIGQGRPERVDAMLERVLEELPAERLAGHFHDTAGRALANVDAALARGLRVFDAAVGGLGGCPYAPGAAGNVATEALDAHLAARGYVTGLNRAVVAKAGRMAQDMRGG, from the coding sequence ATGGGTGATCGGGTCGAGATTTTCGAGGTGGGCCCGCGCGACGGCTTGCAGAACGAGGCGCGTCGGATCCCCACGGCGGAGAAGATCGCGCTGGTGGATCTGTTGTCCCAGGCCGGGTTCCGACGGATCGAAGTTGCGTCCTTCGTCAGCCCCAAATGGGTGCCGCAGATGGCCGATGGGGCCGAGGTGTTGGCCGGGATCACGCGGGCGGAGGGCGTGTCCTATGCCGCGCTGACGCCGAATATGCGCGGATACCAGCGGGCTGTGGCCGCGCGCGCCGACGAGATCGCGATCTTCGCAAGCGCCTCGGAAGGGTTTTCCAAGGCCAATCTCAACGCGACGATTGCAGAGAGCCTGGCGCGGTTCGCGGATGTGGCAGCCGCCGCGCAGGCCGACGGGATGCGGATGCGGGGCTATGTTTCCTGCGTGACGAATTGTCCGTTCGATGGACCCACGGCACCGGAGGATGTGGCGCGCGTGGTGGGGGCGTTGCGGGAGATGGGGGCCTATGAGGTCTCGTTGGGCGATACGATTGGGCAGGGGCGGCCCGAGCGGGTCGATGCGATGCTGGAGCGTGTATTGGAGGAGTTGCCGGCGGAGCGGTTGGCCGGACATTTCCACGATACGGCCGGGCGGGCGCTTGCCAATGTCGACGCGGCGCTGGCACGCGGATTGCGGGTGTTCGATGCAGCGGTGGGTGGTCTTGGCGGCTGCCCCTATGCGCCAGGGGCGGCAGGGAATGTTGCGACCGAGGCGCTGGACGCGCATCTGGCCGCACGCGGGTATGTGACCGGGTTGAACCGGGCGGTGGTCGCGAAGGCGGGCCGGATGGCGCAGGACATGCGGGGAGGATGA
- a CDS encoding flavodoxin family protein: MSDFSDLKAVYFNTSLKRQSAESHTQLLLNASAGILEKNGVTVTHIHMLDHQIPPGVYPDMKEHGWAADDWPQIWEIVLEADIIVVGTPLWLGEESSLCRVLIERLYGMSGELNDKGQSIYYGKVGGCVVTGNEDGVKHAAMTIGYALSHLGVTIPPQADCGWIGEAGPGPSYGDDDGEGGKIGFGNDFTQRNTTIMSWNLMHMARLLKEAGGLPNEGNDRRAWKAGCRFDYENPEYRA; encoded by the coding sequence ATGAGTGATTTCAGCGATCTGAAAGCGGTCTATTTCAACACATCGCTCAAGCGGCAATCGGCGGAGAGCCACACCCAGTTGCTGCTGAATGCCAGCGCGGGCATCCTTGAAAAGAATGGCGTCACCGTCACCCATATCCACATGCTCGACCACCAGATCCCGCCGGGCGTCTACCCGGACATGAAGGAGCATGGCTGGGCCGCCGATGACTGGCCGCAGATCTGGGAGATCGTGCTGGAGGCCGACATCATCGTCGTGGGCACGCCCCTGTGGCTGGGCGAGGAATCGAGCCTCTGCCGCGTGCTGATCGAGCGGCTTTATGGCATGTCCGGAGAGCTGAACGACAAGGGGCAGAGCATTTACTACGGCAAGGTCGGCGGCTGCGTGGTCACGGGCAATGAAGACGGGGTGAAGCACGCGGCAATGACCATCGGCTACGCGCTGAGCCATCTGGGCGTGACGATCCCGCCCCAGGCCGATTGCGGCTGGATCGGGGAGGCCGGGCCGGGACCGTCCTATGGCGACGATGACGGGGAGGGCGGCAAGATCGGGTTCGGCAACGATTTCACCCAGCGCAACACGACCATCATGTCGTGGAACCTCATGCACATGGCGCGGCTGCTGAAAGAGGCGGGCGGATTGCCGAACGAGGGTAATGACCGGCGCGCCTGGAAGGCGGGGTGCCGGTTCGATTACGAAAATCCGGAGTACCGGGCGTGA
- a CDS encoding glutathione S-transferase family protein: MSDVVRLHHVPWGRSFRVLWLLQEMGITPELELYEIGTRKMQEPGLKDRSPAGRIPALEIDGRTIFESSAILQYLCETRREFGFGREPGQTDRVAYLEALGFAETMASLIEQLNLNHLFLRPPAKPSPAVVKLNTLRLKGTLAGLEGMIAGEYLLPSGFSAADTMLGFNLFAAPFYMDMEPFAELRAYWARLQARPAFQAAAEIEGPQTFYAKDFYPVPEAE; the protein is encoded by the coding sequence ATGAGTGACGTCGTTCGGTTGCACCATGTCCCCTGGGGCCGATCGTTCCGGGTGCTGTGGCTGTTGCAGGAGATGGGGATCACCCCGGAATTGGAACTCTACGAGATCGGCACGCGGAAGATGCAGGAGCCCGGGCTCAAAGACCGCTCACCCGCCGGCCGCATTCCGGCGCTGGAGATCGACGGGCGCACGATCTTCGAGAGTTCGGCCATCTTGCAATATCTATGCGAGACGCGACGGGAGTTCGGGTTCGGGCGGGAGCCTGGGCAAACGGACCGCGTGGCTTACCTGGAGGCGCTGGGATTTGCGGAGACCATGGCCTCCCTGATCGAGCAGCTGAACCTCAACCACCTGTTCCTGCGGCCTCCGGCCAAGCCCTCGCCCGCCGTTGTGAAGCTGAACACCCTGCGCCTGAAAGGGACGTTGGCGGGGCTGGAGGGGATGATCGCGGGGGAGTACCTGCTTCCATCAGGTTTCTCGGCGGCAGATACGATGCTGGGCTTCAACCTTTTCGCCGCGCCGTTCTACATGGATATGGAGCCGTTTGCCGAATTGCGGGCCTATTGGGCGCGGTTGCAGGCGCGGCCGGCCTTCCAAGCGGCGGCTGAGATCGAAGGGCCGCAGACCTTCTACGCGAAAGACTTCTACCCTGTGCCAGAGGCAGAGTGA
- a CDS encoding acetyl/propionyl/methylcrotonyl-CoA carboxylase subunit alpha: MFKKILIANRGEIACRVIDTARTMGVRTLAVYSDADAHARHVALADDAVRIGGPKPADSYLRGDAIIALAREKGAEAIHPGYGFLSENPDFVEAVEAAGLVFIGPGADAIRAMGLKDAAKALMEEAGVPVVPGYHGASQERLAERAAEIGYPVLIKAVAGGGGKGMRRVDRAEDFADALDSARGEAATAFGNDAVLIEKFVATPRHIEVQVFGDGEKAVHLFERDCSLQRRHQKVIEEAPAPGMTEEMREAMGSAAVRAAEAIGYKGAGTVEFIVDASDGLRADRFYFMEMNTRLQVEHPVTEAITGVDLVEWQLRVAAGEPLPMRQGDLAINGHAFEARLYAEDVPKGFLPATGRLAHLQFPGGARADTGVRPGDEISPWYDPMIAKLIVHGATREIALGRLEQALSETQVAGTVTNLAFLRALARHDGFGRGEVDTGLIDRDIEALSAQPEPCSRCRSIAAIGAMGLDGGPVQGFTLWDPMVQQVALARGEDVELLKVAVTGPGRALVTRNDGGEHEVSFGPDGWAVDGAPVPADVVRHEAGLSVFWGNNYHFTLPDPLDVAGSAGAAAGRIEAPMPGLVKAVFVAAGAQVQTGDRLAILEAMKMEHVLKAGRDGVVAEVLTQAGAQVDAGAPLIVLEEEG; the protein is encoded by the coding sequence ATGTTTAAGAAAATCCTGATTGCGAACCGGGGTGAGATCGCGTGTCGCGTCATCGACACGGCCCGCACGATGGGCGTGCGCACGCTGGCCGTCTATTCCGACGCCGACGCGCATGCGCGGCATGTGGCACTGGCAGATGACGCGGTACGGATCGGGGGGCCGAAGCCCGCCGACAGCTACCTGCGCGGCGATGCGATCATCGCGCTGGCGCGCGAGAAGGGCGCGGAGGCGATCCACCCGGGCTATGGCTTCCTGAGCGAGAACCCGGATTTCGTCGAAGCCGTGGAGGCGGCGGGATTGGTCTTCATCGGGCCGGGGGCCGATGCGATCCGCGCCATGGGGCTGAAGGATGCGGCAAAGGCGTTGATGGAGGAGGCGGGCGTACCCGTCGTGCCGGGCTATCACGGTGCGTCCCAGGAGCGGCTGGCCGAACGCGCCGCGGAGATCGGCTATCCGGTGCTGATCAAGGCGGTCGCGGGCGGCGGCGGCAAGGGAATGCGCCGCGTGGACCGGGCGGAGGATTTCGCCGACGCGCTTGACAGCGCGCGGGGGGAGGCGGCGACCGCGTTCGGTAACGACGCGGTTCTGATCGAGAAATTCGTGGCCACACCGCGCCATATCGAGGTGCAGGTGTTCGGTGACGGGGAAAAGGCGGTGCATCTGTTCGAGCGCGATTGCTCGCTTCAGCGGCGTCACCAGAAGGTGATCGAGGAGGCGCCCGCACCCGGCATGACCGAGGAGATGCGGGAGGCGATGGGCAGCGCCGCCGTGCGCGCGGCGGAGGCCATCGGCTACAAGGGCGCGGGCACGGTGGAGTTCATCGTCGACGCCTCCGACGGGCTGCGCGCGGACCGGTTCTATTTCATGGAGATGAACACCCGGTTGCAGGTGGAGCATCCGGTGACGGAGGCCATTACCGGCGTCGATCTGGTGGAATGGCAGTTGCGGGTGGCGGCGGGTGAGCCGTTGCCGATGCGACAGGGCGATCTTGCTATCAACGGCCATGCCTTCGAGGCGCGGCTTTACGCCGAGGATGTGCCGAAAGGGTTTCTGCCCGCGACCGGCAGGCTGGCGCATCTGCAATTTCCCGGCGGCGCACGGGCCGATACCGGTGTGCGGCCCGGAGACGAGATCAGCCCGTGGTACGACCCCATGATCGCCAAGTTGATCGTCCATGGGGCCACGCGGGAGATCGCGTTGGGACGCCTTGAACAGGCTTTGTCGGAGACGCAGGTCGCCGGGACTGTCACGAACCTCGCCTTTCTGCGGGCGCTGGCGCGCCACGATGGGTTCGGGCGAGGTGAGGTCGATACAGGCCTGATCGACCGCGATATCGAGGCGCTGTCAGCGCAGCCCGAGCCGTGTTCCCGGTGCCGGTCCATCGCGGCGATCGGCGCGATGGGTCTGGACGGTGGACCGGTGCAGGGCTTCACGTTGTGGGACCCGATGGTGCAGCAGGTCGCGCTGGCCCGCGGGGAGGATGTGGAGCTTTTGAAGGTTGCCGTGACCGGGCCGGGACGCGCCCTGGTGACACGGAACGACGGCGGCGAACACGAAGTGTCGTTCGGGCCGGATGGCTGGGCCGTGGACGGCGCGCCGGTCCCGGCGGACGTGGTGCGCCACGAAGCGGGTCTCTCGGTCTTCTGGGGCAACAATTACCACTTCACGCTGCCCGACCCGCTGGACGTGGCGGGCAGCGCGGGCGCCGCAGCGGGCCGGATCGAGGCGCCCATGCCGGGGCTGGTGAAGGCGGTCTTCGTGGCGGCGGGCGCGCAGGTGCAAACCGGCGACCGGCTGGCGATCCTGGAGGCGATGAAGATGGAACACGTGCTCAAGGCGGGACGGGACGGCGTGGTCGCGGAGGTGCTGACGCAGGCGGGTGCCCAGGTCGACGCGGGCGCGCCGCTGATCGTGCTGGAGGAGGAGGGATGA